A window of Longispora fulva contains these coding sequences:
- a CDS encoding DUF1330 domain-containing protein produces the protein MANGYWVSVYPAISDPERLTAYAELARPAVQAGGGRTLSRGGRVVAHEAGITQRVVLIEFDSFEQAVAAYESEAYQKALVALPDGVERDFRIIEGID, from the coding sequence ATGGCTAACGGCTACTGGGTCAGTGTCTACCCCGCCATTTCCGACCCTGAGAGGTTGACCGCCTACGCCGAGCTGGCCCGTCCGGCTGTCCAGGCTGGGGGCGGGCGCACCCTGTCCCGTGGCGGTCGAGTCGTCGCCCACGAGGCCGGAATCACGCAACGCGTCGTTCTGATCGAGTTCGACAGCTTTGAACAGGCCGTCGCGGCATACGAGAGCGAGGCATACCAGAAGGCGCTGGTGGCCCTCCCCGACGGCGTCGAGCGCGACTTCCGCATCATCGAAGGCATCGACTGA
- a CDS encoding GntR family transcriptional regulator, giving the protein MDHGIPPGDRVNIDALSRELEVSPTPVREALARLESDGLVRKRPLAGYTVAPLLTRAEFEELFDLRIVLETAAATRAATRAPLAARELALTGADLGMSPDVVDGYRSYADFTALDAQFHDSIAELAGNAMLRDAVFRLHAHLHLHRLHFPQATAGNTGAEHEAIVAAILAGDGDAAATAMHDHLASARARHLAAFE; this is encoded by the coding sequence ATGGATCACGGCATCCCGCCGGGCGACCGGGTCAACATCGACGCCCTGTCCCGCGAGCTGGAGGTCTCACCCACCCCGGTGCGCGAGGCCCTCGCCCGCCTGGAGTCCGACGGCCTGGTCCGCAAGCGCCCCCTCGCCGGCTACACGGTGGCCCCGCTGCTGACCCGCGCGGAGTTCGAGGAACTCTTCGACCTGCGCATCGTGCTCGAAACGGCCGCCGCCACCCGCGCCGCCACCCGCGCCCCCCTGGCCGCCCGGGAGCTGGCTCTCACGGGTGCGGACCTGGGCATGAGTCCGGACGTGGTGGACGGATACCGCAGCTACGCCGACTTCACCGCGCTCGACGCCCAGTTCCACGACAGCATCGCCGAACTGGCCGGGAACGCCATGCTCCGCGATGCCGTCTTCCGCCTGCACGCCCACCTGCACCTGCACCGACTGCACTTCCCGCAGGCCACGGCCGGCAACACCGGCGCCGAGCACGAAGCCATCGTCGCGGCGATCCTGGCCGGCGACGGTGACGCCGCAGCCACCGCCATGCACGACCACCTCGCGTCGGCGCGGGCCCGGCACCTGGCGGCCTTCGAGTAG
- a CDS encoding DUF4419 domain-containing protein — MFQVDEVTPAASPLPTVPLSSVSPGALAVGGDPDRRVLAPGGVHPLLAAVGRAFAEHRPLVLSPDAVWLTIAQGVAQHVRLHAEELRDHLVSHRGRRDLTVPVTAVPVDAAGWSRAVDQFADLLEGEVGELPGCDFSTSTAVDRTAGRVVMLDVYSPYFALVMVAVCGIPTVTLTGTVADWRRIADRVDTLDRYGLHEWRRSLAPIAAQFVRAAAGDVDTAFWRRIYNPVDAYGGELITGWAARLYPYLLEDGGIDRPNPLLELPLDEPRDLTVDHRSYRGPGISSAGVPATLSKVRITINDRTLDQLSAVELHAGLVGIAQDPDGALRPVAGWHLLPATVHIDHVLDRIVAEHETTPPVANRFKPYAVSAEALALYRRFGSAAARNQGGWRVLPVADHKHVRRDQVPVTAIAEFADGRSLAVGHHHHPSAAAYWVICGIGENPDRSHPLDPPHRLLEAPADIPVIGTSLAEILERLLDGADLAGLQTCRLSDLDAST; from the coding sequence ATGTTCCAGGTGGATGAGGTGACCCCGGCGGCGAGCCCGCTGCCGACCGTGCCGCTGAGCTCAGTCAGCCCTGGCGCACTGGCCGTCGGCGGCGACCCCGACCGGCGGGTGCTGGCGCCGGGCGGAGTGCATCCGCTGCTCGCCGCGGTCGGCCGGGCCTTCGCCGAGCACCGGCCCCTGGTCCTGTCCCCGGACGCGGTCTGGCTGACGATCGCGCAGGGCGTCGCCCAGCACGTCCGCCTGCACGCCGAGGAGCTCCGCGACCACCTGGTCAGCCACCGGGGCCGCCGGGACCTGACCGTGCCGGTCACTGCGGTGCCGGTGGACGCGGCGGGTTGGTCGCGGGCCGTCGACCAGTTCGCCGACCTGCTGGAGGGCGAGGTCGGCGAGCTGCCGGGCTGCGACTTCAGCACCAGTACCGCCGTCGACCGGACCGCCGGCCGGGTCGTGATGCTCGACGTGTACTCGCCCTACTTCGCGCTCGTCATGGTCGCCGTGTGCGGGATACCCACGGTCACCCTGACCGGCACGGTCGCCGACTGGCGGCGGATCGCCGACCGCGTCGATACCCTCGACCGGTACGGGCTGCACGAGTGGCGGCGCTCGCTCGCCCCGATCGCCGCCCAGTTCGTCCGAGCCGCCGCAGGCGACGTCGACACCGCGTTCTGGCGTCGGATCTACAACCCCGTCGACGCCTACGGCGGCGAGCTGATCACGGGCTGGGCGGCACGGCTGTACCCGTACCTGCTGGAGGACGGCGGCATCGACCGCCCGAACCCGCTCCTCGAGCTCCCCCTCGACGAGCCCCGCGACCTGACCGTCGACCACCGGTCCTACCGTGGCCCCGGCATCAGCAGCGCCGGCGTGCCCGCGACGCTGTCCAAGGTGCGGATCACGATCAACGACCGCACCCTCGACCAGCTCAGTGCCGTGGAGCTGCACGCCGGGTTGGTCGGGATCGCCCAGGACCCGGACGGGGCACTGCGGCCGGTCGCCGGCTGGCACCTGCTCCCCGCGACCGTCCACATCGACCACGTGCTCGACCGGATCGTCGCAGAGCACGAGACCACGCCGCCGGTCGCGAACCGGTTCAAGCCGTACGCGGTGTCCGCCGAGGCGCTGGCGCTGTACCGGCGGTTCGGGTCGGCGGCCGCTCGGAACCAGGGCGGCTGGCGGGTCCTGCCCGTGGCCGACCACAAGCATGTCCGGCGCGACCAGGTGCCGGTCACCGCGATCGCGGAGTTCGCCGACGGCCGCAGCCTCGCGGTCGGCCACCACCACCACCCGAGCGCGGCCGCGTACTGGGTGATATGCGGGATCGGGGAGAACCCGGACCGGTCGCACCCACTGGATCCGCCGCACCGGCTGCTGGAAGCGCCCGCGGACATCCCGGTGATCGGCACGTCGCTCGCCGAGATCCTGGAACGGCTGCTCGACGGCGCGGACCTCGCGGGACTGCAGACCTGCCGGCTCAGCGACCTGGACGCGTCGACCTGA
- a CDS encoding VOC family protein, which translates to MTWKIELIFVPVTDVDRAKDFYARIGFHADHDQVPFDGLRFVQMTPPGSACSIAFGTNLGIDLEPGRQNTIQVVVPDADEALAQLRAAGVDASGVDDQAWGRFVRFDDPDGNTWTLQELPQRD; encoded by the coding sequence ATGACCTGGAAGATCGAACTCATCTTCGTACCGGTGACCGACGTCGATCGCGCGAAGGACTTCTACGCCCGGATCGGGTTCCACGCCGACCACGACCAGGTGCCCTTCGACGGGCTCCGGTTCGTGCAGATGACGCCCCCGGGGTCGGCGTGCTCGATCGCGTTCGGAACGAACCTCGGCATCGACCTCGAACCGGGACGCCAGAACACGATCCAGGTCGTGGTGCCGGACGCCGACGAAGCCCTGGCCCAGCTCCGGGCCGCTGGCGTTGACGCGAGTGGCGTCGACGACCAGGCCTGGGGCCGGTTCGTCCGGTTCGACGACCCGGACGGCAACACCTGGACGCTACAGGAACTGCCACAGCGCGACTGA
- a CDS encoding mandelate racemase/muconate lactonizing enzyme family protein encodes MNTIIRAEAYLVDVAVETVRTDALQTFVKQETLFVEVTAADGGTGVGYSYTIGTGGTAVLALLRDVLLPRLVGLDGSRVEHVWRELYNVTRATAVGAITSLALAAVDTALWDLRARAAGLPLWVLAGGAKDRIPLYDTEGGWLHLPVEDLVTATKASRDAGWRGAKLKVGKPSAAEDVERLTAVRQAVGDRFDIMVDANQSFTTAEAIRRARLFEPLDLAWFEEPLPADDVAGHEILARSTSLPVAVGESMYSIGQFAEYLRRQAAAIVQVDVARIGGITPWLKVAHAAEASNVTVCPHFLMELHVSLCAAVPNSSYLEHIPQLRAITRTEIAVVDGQALAPMAPGLGIDWDPDAIDDRRVA; translated from the coding sequence GTGAACACGATCATTCGCGCCGAGGCGTACCTGGTCGACGTGGCGGTGGAGACCGTACGCACGGACGCGCTCCAGACGTTCGTCAAGCAGGAGACCCTGTTCGTCGAGGTCACGGCAGCTGACGGCGGGACGGGGGTCGGCTACTCGTACACGATCGGCACCGGGGGGACTGCCGTGCTCGCGCTGCTGCGAGACGTGCTGCTGCCCCGGCTCGTCGGGCTCGACGGGTCCCGGGTGGAGCACGTGTGGCGGGAGCTGTACAACGTCACCCGGGCCACCGCCGTCGGGGCGATCACGTCTCTCGCCCTGGCCGCGGTCGACACGGCGCTGTGGGATCTGCGGGCCAGGGCCGCCGGCCTGCCCCTGTGGGTCCTCGCCGGCGGCGCGAAGGACCGCATTCCCCTGTACGACACGGAGGGCGGCTGGCTGCACCTGCCCGTCGAGGACCTTGTGACGGCGACCAAGGCCAGCCGCGACGCGGGGTGGCGCGGGGCCAAGCTCAAGGTGGGCAAGCCGTCGGCCGCCGAGGACGTGGAACGGCTCACGGCGGTCCGCCAGGCGGTGGGCGACCGATTCGACATCATGGTCGACGCCAACCAGTCGTTTACCACCGCCGAGGCGATCCGCCGGGCCCGGCTGTTCGAGCCCCTCGACCTCGCCTGGTTCGAGGAGCCGCTGCCCGCCGACGACGTCGCCGGCCACGAGATCCTCGCCCGTTCGACCAGCCTTCCGGTGGCCGTCGGGGAGTCGATGTACTCGATCGGCCAGTTCGCGGAGTACCTGCGCCGCCAGGCCGCCGCGATCGTGCAGGTCGACGTCGCCCGGATCGGCGGCATCACGCCCTGGCTCAAGGTCGCGCACGCGGCCGAGGCCAGCAACGTCACGGTGTGCCCGCACTTCCTGATGGAACTGCACGTCAGCCTGTGCGCGGCTGTGCCCAACAGCTCCTACCTCGAACACATCCCGCAGCTGCGCGCCATCACCCGCACGGAGATCGCGGTGGTCGACGGACAGGCGCTCGCACCCATGGCACCGGGGCTCGGCATCGACTGGGACCCCGACGCCATCGACGACAGGAGGGTGGCATGA
- a CDS encoding ABC transporter permease, whose protein sequence is MNEVPPPAPVRTDHPVTAPSDVPGTVVSDERATARGDDVARAQPATSTSPIWARQVVALRAAGFRSLSLLGVLALLCVVGTATSANFLTASNLINILTLASVIGVVTVGATFVVIGGGIDLSVGAIVAVATVWATTTQTQSYGAYVMAFTAVSVGTGAGILNGVLVAYGRLVPFIVTLATMAGGYGLAEQLSDRKSQFVTVTAFTDIAQQRLLGIPWLVYILVAVVAVGWLVLNRTVFGRRTLAIGGNPEAARLAGLHVRGHVLTLYAVSGLCCGIAAVMLAARTNTGASTLGQGYELDSIAAVVIGGTLLAGGRGSLVGSMLGVLVFTTITNLFILNSLSTPLQHIAKGAIIVAAILLQRRGTRTT, encoded by the coding sequence GTGAACGAAGTCCCGCCACCAGCCCCCGTCCGGACCGACCATCCCGTCACCGCCCCGTCCGACGTCCCTGGCACCGTCGTCTCCGACGAACGCGCCACCGCGCGCGGTGACGACGTCGCCCGCGCCCAGCCCGCGACGAGCACGTCTCCGATCTGGGCGCGACAGGTGGTCGCGCTGCGGGCCGCCGGATTTCGTAGCCTGAGCCTCCTGGGCGTGCTGGCCCTGCTCTGCGTCGTCGGCACCGCAACCTCCGCGAACTTTTTGACCGCCTCGAACCTGATCAACATCCTCACCCTCGCCTCCGTCATCGGCGTCGTCACGGTCGGCGCGACGTTCGTCGTCATCGGCGGCGGCATCGACCTGTCCGTCGGCGCGATCGTCGCTGTCGCCACCGTGTGGGCGACCACGACGCAGACCCAGTCCTACGGGGCGTACGTGATGGCCTTCACCGCTGTCTCGGTCGGCACCGGCGCGGGCATCCTCAACGGGGTACTCGTCGCCTACGGCCGCCTCGTCCCCTTCATCGTCACCCTCGCGACGATGGCCGGCGGGTACGGTCTGGCCGAACAGCTCTCCGACCGCAAGTCGCAGTTCGTCACCGTCACCGCGTTCACCGACATCGCGCAGCAGCGCCTTCTCGGCATCCCCTGGCTCGTCTACATTCTCGTGGCCGTCGTGGCGGTCGGATGGCTGGTGCTCAACCGCACCGTCTTCGGCCGGCGCACCCTGGCCATCGGCGGGAACCCCGAGGCCGCGCGCCTGGCCGGCCTCCATGTCCGCGGGCACGTCCTGACCCTGTACGCGGTGTCGGGCCTGTGTTGCGGGATCGCGGCCGTGATGCTGGCCGCGCGCACGAACACCGGGGCCTCGACCCTGGGCCAGGGCTACGAACTGGACTCCATCGCCGCCGTCGTCATCGGCGGCACCCTGCTGGCCGGCGGGCGGGGTTCTCTGGTCGGCTCGATGCTCGGCGTCCTGGTCTTCACCACGATCACCAACCTGTTCATCCTCAACAGCCTGTCGACGCCGCTGCAACACATCGCCAAGGGAGCGATCATCGTCGCCGCCATCCTGCTGCAACGCCGCGGCACCCGCACCACCTGA
- a CDS encoding Gfo/Idh/MocA family protein, with product MSAPLRVGMVGYSFMGTAHAHAWRTAGRFFDLPRAPVLAAVCGRSPDGVLAAAARQGWISAETDWRVLVERDDIDVIDICTPGDSHAEIAIAALAAGKHVICEKPLANTLDEAVAMAVAAEQARKSGQRSMVAFNYRRVPALALARRLVEDGRLGTIHHVRAQYLQDWIVDPQFPLVWRLRAETAGSGALGDLGAHLIDLAQFLTGQRITGVSALHHTFVTERPLPRSSHGLSGTGGVERGPVTVDDASLFTARLDGGAIGAFEATRFAAGHKNAMRIEVNGSAGTVAFDFESMNELSFHDHSEDLDSAGFRRILVTEPTHPYMDAWWPPGHLIGYEHTFIHEVRDFVHAIADGTDPAPSFTDGLQVQHVLAAVAASAANHSTWTPTEGR from the coding sequence GTGAGCGCCCCGCTGCGCGTCGGCATGGTCGGATACTCCTTCATGGGCACCGCGCACGCCCACGCCTGGCGTACCGCCGGCCGGTTCTTCGACCTGCCGCGCGCGCCGGTGCTCGCGGCGGTGTGCGGACGCTCCCCCGACGGAGTGCTGGCCGCGGCCGCTCGGCAGGGCTGGATCTCCGCCGAGACCGACTGGCGGGTACTGGTCGAACGTGACGACATCGACGTCATCGACATTTGCACGCCCGGCGACAGCCACGCGGAGATCGCGATCGCCGCCCTGGCCGCCGGCAAGCACGTGATATGCGAGAAGCCGCTGGCCAACACCCTCGATGAGGCCGTCGCCATGGCCGTGGCCGCCGAACAGGCCCGGAAGTCTGGCCAGCGGTCCATGGTCGCGTTCAACTACCGCCGGGTGCCCGCCCTCGCCCTCGCCCGACGACTGGTCGAGGACGGCAGGCTCGGCACCATCCACCACGTCCGGGCCCAGTACCTCCAGGACTGGATCGTCGACCCGCAGTTCCCACTGGTCTGGCGACTGCGGGCGGAGACCGCCGGGTCCGGGGCGCTCGGCGACCTGGGCGCACACCTCATCGACCTGGCACAGTTCCTCACCGGGCAGCGGATCACCGGGGTCAGCGCCCTGCACCACACGTTCGTGACCGAACGGCCCCTCCCCCGGTCTTCCCATGGGTTGTCTGGCACCGGTGGCGTCGAACGCGGACCCGTGACCGTCGATGACGCCTCGCTGTTCACGGCACGGTTAGACGGCGGTGCGATCGGCGCCTTCGAGGCCACTCGGTTCGCCGCCGGGCACAAGAACGCGATGCGGATCGAGGTCAACGGCTCCGCCGGCACCGTCGCCTTCGACTTCGAGTCGATGAACGAACTCTCCTTCCACGACCACAGCGAGGACCTCGACAGCGCCGGGTTCCGCCGCATCCTGGTGACCGAACCGACGCACCCCTACATGGACGCCTGGTGGCCGCCGGGGCACCTCATCGGCTACGAGCACACGTTCATCCACGAGGTGCGCGACTTCGTCCACGCGATCGCCGACGGCACCGACCCCGCCCCCTCGTTCACCGACGGCCTCCAGGTGCAGCACGTCCTCGCGGCGGTCGCCGCCAGCGCGGCCAACCACAGCACGTGGACCCCGACGGAGGGACGCTGA
- a CDS encoding sugar ABC transporter substrate-binding protein: protein MTRINVKLGVGLAVLLAVGLSGAGCTKKSDSDPAASAAKTADKVKVALVPGGAHPYFQPWKTTAGKAKTDFKLGDATFDETAGWDQTKQNDVLKSLAAQGFNAFGIFGVSPDNINSTFEDLKRQGYPVASLASCPAGENKADFCLSTDVEVAAYKAAKATIDAMGGTGNLVHLTGNKVDSNTQRRIKGVEKAVAETSGKVVLIENVTDIDKDLQTAKKAVADLLAAKGKQIQGIVNTAYNPSVASAEGVKQSGLPIKVVAIDDDKTILDAIRDGSISGTVLQNPVGQSYVGSYALMKLSTGCTMKTSGVIVDSGSFVVTKTGLDSYEAQRTAKTEELRKQFDAEYLSCK, encoded by the coding sequence ATGACACGGATAAACGTCAAGCTGGGCGTCGGGCTCGCGGTGCTCCTCGCGGTGGGCCTCTCCGGGGCGGGCTGCACGAAGAAGAGCGACTCCGACCCGGCAGCCTCGGCGGCCAAGACGGCCGACAAGGTGAAGGTCGCGTTGGTCCCCGGTGGCGCGCACCCCTACTTCCAGCCGTGGAAGACCACGGCCGGCAAGGCGAAGACCGACTTCAAGCTCGGCGACGCGACGTTCGACGAGACCGCCGGCTGGGACCAGACCAAGCAGAACGACGTGCTGAAGTCCCTCGCCGCGCAGGGCTTCAACGCGTTCGGCATCTTCGGGGTGTCCCCCGACAACATCAACTCCACCTTTGAGGACCTCAAGCGGCAGGGCTACCCGGTGGCGTCGCTGGCCTCGTGTCCGGCCGGGGAGAACAAGGCGGACTTCTGCCTGTCCACCGACGTCGAGGTGGCCGCGTACAAGGCGGCGAAGGCGACCATCGACGCGATGGGCGGCACGGGCAACCTCGTGCACCTGACCGGCAACAAGGTGGACTCCAACACCCAGCGCCGGATCAAGGGCGTGGAGAAGGCCGTCGCCGAGACCAGCGGCAAGGTGGTCCTGATCGAGAACGTCACCGACATCGACAAGGACCTGCAGACCGCGAAGAAGGCCGTCGCCGACCTGCTCGCCGCGAAGGGCAAGCAGATCCAGGGCATCGTCAACACCGCGTACAACCCGTCCGTGGCCTCGGCCGAGGGCGTCAAGCAGTCCGGGTTGCCGATCAAGGTGGTCGCGATCGACGACGACAAGACGATCCTGGACGCGATCCGCGACGGCTCCATCTCCGGCACCGTCCTGCAGAACCCGGTCGGCCAGTCCTACGTCGGCTCCTACGCCCTGATGAAGCTGTCCACCGGCTGCACCATGAAGACCTCCGGCGTGATCGTCGACTCCGGTTCGTTCGTGGTCACGAAGACCGGGTTGGACTCCTACGAGGCCCAGCGCACCGCGAAGACCGAGGAGCTGCGCAAGCAGTTCGACGCCGAGTACCTGAGCTGCAAGTAG
- a CDS encoding sugar phosphate isomerase/epimerase family protein — protein MTRPVTLFTGQWADLPFEEVCRLASLWGYDGLELACWGDHFEVDKALADDSYVPRLRETLDRYQLKVWTISCHLTSQAVCDHPIDERHEAILPARIWGDGEPEGVRQRAAGEIKDTARAAAKLGVDTVVGFTGSSIWHTLAMFPPVPPKMIERGYVDFADRWNPILDVFDEVGVRYAHEVHPGEIAYDYWSTARALEAIGHRPAFGLNFDPSHFVWQDLDPVGFLYDFRDRIYHVDCKDAVRRLNGRNGRLGSHLPWGDPRRGWDFVSTGHGDVPWESCFRMLNTIGYQGPISVEWEDPGMDRLRGGPDALAFVRALTLIEPPAASFDAAFSRPA, from the coding sequence ATGACGCGACCAGTCACTCTCTTCACCGGCCAGTGGGCCGACCTGCCCTTCGAGGAAGTGTGCCGGCTCGCCTCCCTGTGGGGCTACGACGGGCTGGAGCTCGCCTGCTGGGGCGACCACTTCGAGGTCGACAAGGCTCTCGCCGACGACTCCTACGTGCCGCGCCTGCGGGAGACACTGGACCGGTACCAGTTGAAGGTGTGGACGATCTCGTGTCACCTCACCAGCCAGGCCGTCTGCGACCACCCGATCGACGAGCGCCACGAGGCCATCCTGCCGGCCAGGATCTGGGGCGACGGCGAACCCGAGGGCGTCCGCCAACGCGCCGCCGGCGAGATCAAGGACACCGCCCGGGCCGCCGCCAAGCTCGGGGTCGACACCGTCGTCGGGTTCACCGGCTCGTCCATCTGGCACACCCTGGCCATGTTCCCGCCGGTACCCCCGAAAATGATCGAACGGGGTTACGTCGACTTCGCCGACCGGTGGAACCCGATCCTCGACGTCTTCGACGAGGTCGGCGTCCGCTACGCCCACGAGGTGCACCCCGGCGAGATCGCCTACGACTACTGGTCCACCGCCCGAGCACTGGAGGCGATCGGACACCGGCCGGCATTCGGGCTCAACTTCGACCCCAGCCACTTCGTCTGGCAGGACCTCGACCCGGTCGGGTTCCTCTACGACTTCCGGGACCGGATCTACCACGTGGACTGCAAGGACGCGGTCAGGAGACTCAACGGGCGCAACGGACGGCTCGGCTCGCACCTGCCCTGGGGCGATCCGCGACGCGGCTGGGACTTCGTGTCCACCGGCCACGGCGACGTGCCCTGGGAGTCCTGCTTCCGGATGCTCAACACCATCGGATACCAGGGGCCGATCTCCGTGGAGTGGGAGGACCCGGGGATGGACCGGCTGCGCGGCGGCCCCGACGCCCTCGCCTTCGTCCGGGCACTGACCCTCATCGAGCCACCTGCGGCGTCCTTCGACGCCGCGTTCTCCCGCCCGGCCTGA
- a CDS encoding substrate-binding domain-containing protein: protein METRLGRRALLTAGATLGVGALVAGCTSNSTDQTPSGNAAAPAGDNASPGRTVTIGFSAPAADHGWIGAITTNAKAQAKLYPDIRLNAVEGTNDVNQQISAVQSLIDQKVDVLVILPFDGKALTGIAQKAMAAGIPVINLDRIFETALAYRTWVGGDNYGMGVSAGTFIARRLKAAGKTSPVILEIAGIDNLQLTQDRSRGFKDALAANGLSLTDRQAADFTAAKGQEVAANLLQAHSKVDALWNHDDDQGIGVEAAIKQAGRDKEFFMVGGAGSRRVMDQIKADNGVVKATVLYSPSMSSSAISLARLIGQGRGMGDLVEKEVPTTVTTYSAVVTKDNVDRYLPVGFA, encoded by the coding sequence ATGGAAACACGACTGGGCCGCAGAGCGCTCCTGACCGCCGGGGCCACGCTCGGCGTCGGCGCGTTGGTCGCCGGCTGCACGAGCAACAGCACCGACCAGACACCGTCCGGAAACGCCGCCGCACCGGCCGGAGACAACGCTTCCCCCGGCAGGACCGTCACCATCGGATTCTCCGCCCCCGCCGCCGACCACGGCTGGATCGGCGCGATCACCACCAACGCCAAGGCGCAGGCGAAGCTCTACCCGGACATCAGGCTCAACGCCGTGGAAGGCACCAACGACGTCAACCAGCAGATCTCCGCCGTGCAGTCGCTGATCGACCAGAAAGTCGACGTGCTGGTGATCCTCCCGTTCGACGGCAAGGCACTGACCGGCATCGCGCAGAAGGCCATGGCGGCCGGCATCCCCGTCATCAACCTCGACCGGATCTTCGAGACCGCACTGGCCTACCGGACCTGGGTCGGCGGCGACAACTACGGCATGGGCGTCAGCGCCGGCACCTTCATCGCCCGCCGGCTCAAGGCCGCAGGGAAGACCAGCCCCGTCATCCTCGAGATCGCCGGCATCGACAACCTGCAGCTCACCCAGGACCGCAGCCGCGGCTTCAAGGACGCACTCGCCGCCAACGGCCTGAGTCTCACCGACCGCCAGGCCGCCGACTTCACCGCGGCGAAAGGGCAGGAGGTCGCCGCGAACCTGCTCCAGGCGCACAGCAAAGTCGACGCCCTGTGGAACCACGACGACGACCAGGGCATCGGCGTCGAGGCCGCGATCAAACAGGCCGGCCGGGACAAGGAGTTCTTCATGGTCGGCGGTGCCGGCTCCCGCCGGGTCATGGACCAGATCAAGGCCGACAACGGCGTCGTCAAGGCCACCGTCCTCTACAGCCCCTCCATGTCGTCCTCGGCGATCTCCCTCGCCCGGCTCATCGGCCAGGGCAGAGGCATGGGCGACCTCGTCGAGAAGGAGGTCCCGACCACCGTCACCACCTACTCCGCCGTCGTCACCAAGGACAACGTCGACCGGTACCTGCCCGTCGGGTTCGCGTGA
- a CDS encoding LysR family transcriptional regulator, with protein sequence MAPDTVSLRYFLVLAQELNFTRAAARIGIAQPALSARMRRLEAELGTALLVRNTRSVVLTTAGAALAESAPPALAALDRAWDTARSAAAGELGTLRIGYSLSAGAETAPALVDRLIRGNSGLQVGAVPMATPEISPAVADGRIDAGITRGEQPGRGVRRFLLRRARIGVQLAQHHPLAEHPEIEIADAAAYPLRLPDRAANPVIHDQLSALFRDTRPHPRFHTPAVSFDMSQRDLRDGVTLAPAGEAAATAQPAGLTWRPLRGAPSMTFHLVLPREQSPLHRRIRAVAKTLAHELHWLPD encoded by the coding sequence GTGGCGCCGGATACGGTGAGCCTGCGGTACTTCCTGGTGCTGGCGCAGGAGTTGAACTTCACCCGCGCGGCCGCACGGATCGGTATCGCACAGCCCGCACTCAGCGCCCGGATGCGCCGATTGGAGGCGGAACTCGGTACGGCCCTGCTGGTCCGCAACACGCGTAGCGTCGTATTGACCACGGCCGGTGCGGCTTTGGCGGAATCCGCGCCGCCCGCGCTGGCGGCACTGGACCGGGCGTGGGACACCGCCCGGAGCGCGGCGGCCGGTGAACTGGGCACGCTGCGCATCGGATACAGCCTCAGCGCCGGGGCCGAGACGGCACCGGCCCTGGTGGACAGACTGATCCGCGGCAACAGCGGGCTCCAGGTCGGCGCGGTCCCGATGGCGACACCGGAGATCTCCCCCGCGGTCGCCGACGGCCGCATCGATGCCGGGATCACCCGCGGTGAACAACCGGGCCGTGGCGTGCGCCGGTTCCTGCTGCGGCGTGCGCGCATCGGGGTCCAGCTGGCGCAGCACCATCCGCTGGCCGAACACCCGGAGATCGAGATCGCCGACGCGGCCGCGTATCCGCTGCGACTCCCGGATCGTGCGGCCAACCCCGTGATCCACGATCAGCTGTCCGCACTGTTCCGAGACACCCGACCACACCCCCGATTCCACACGCCCGCAGTCTCTTTCGACATGTCTCAGCGCGACCTGCGCGACGGGGTCACCCTCGCCCCGGCCGGAGAAGCCGCGGCCACGGCACAACCGGCCGGTCTCACCTGGCGACCGCTGCGGGGCGCGCCCAGCATGACGTTCCACCTGGTCCTCCCACGCGAGCAGTCGCCGCTACACCGCCGGATCCGTGCCGTCGCCAAAACCCTGGCGCACGAGCTGCACTGGCTGCCGGACTGA